The window GCTGACGCTGGTGTAGTCCGCCCTCTCCACGCCCAGCTTGAGCTCCCCGCATCGCTGGCACGAGTCCCGCCGGCAGAAGTTGACGTACTGACACGACCTGCAAACCCAGTCCCCGGGCTTCCGACCGCTGCTCATTCTCCCTGTAAGGACAACCAACCCATACTTCGATACCATGTCTCTCATCTCATGTTTTATTGGAAGCCACGAGAGCTTACTTGCGTTCTGGAGTGTATTCTAATGCTGATCGATCGATGTCAAGCGGGCAACGGTTGCTCGAGTAGAGGAGATGGATCTCTTGAGCGAAGTTGGTGGCTTGGTTTCTGTTGGTTTAGGTGGCGTGGGCTTTTATAAGGAAGGTCGTCTCCTGTAGGTGATAGCAGTGCATGCAACGCGAGAATTGTTCTCTTGTGGCCCGCCTAAATCGAAAGGCTAGACTTGtaaagagggagggagagagagagagattaggcGAGACGATGCACCGAGACTATCTCTGTATCTGCAGGTTAGAATGGAATATGGGGAGGCTAACGCTGTGCTGGATACTggatatatagagagagaagggCTGAGGAAGGGCAAGCATGGACAAACTCATGTGATTGATTGGAGGAATTTTACATTATAGTTCGGACCTAGCGTCCTTCTCTCTCTTTATGCGATTCCCCCACACTTTGCCTAAAGCTCAGAAAGAAAACCCAAGGCAGGTCTTATGTGGGGAGCTCATGTTCTCTCGCTCCCATCCGCACCTGTGTAAACCCACATCACATGTTCATGTGCGAGACACCAGGAGAACGCGTGGCGGCGAGGTGGAGCCCCGCCGTCCTCTCCCTCAGGGAACGTGGCTCGCCGTGACATGGAACCTCTTTCTCCTTCCCTCTCTCCTCTTATTCTGAAAAGATGTGTGCGGCTCGATCGTTTCCATCTCCACAACTGCGCGCTCCTGCGTTTACATGTTGACACGGATTAATGTGTGGTTGTCGTAATCTGGGTAATAGTAGCGATCGATGATCCGTGTTCGCGATGATAACTAATGCGAATCTGTGGAAGTTCTTCCTTTACAGATATCGCATGAAACTGTTAAAACGCGAGCCGCTTAATTGCTCCCCGATCCAAATAACTTTCAGCTTCTGTTGATGAACAGTGGGTGGAATGGCATCTCTTCAGGAGCTGTCTTGTCCTCCTAATTTTAAATGAAATATTGTCTAATTTATATGAGATGTTGTATCAGAACTACTCTGCATATGTATTCACTCACTCCTCGTCATATAGGAATGTAATAAGATGCCTCATCATACACTGTTGCAGTCTGGATTCATTTTCCAAAGAAGAAACAATGAATATGCTCGAGTAAGAATTATCTGCATATAGACCCCTCGAAATTTAACGTAAATGCCTCGAGTTCCCACAAATCCAAGTTCCTTTTCGCTTGCGGAGTAGCCACGTTATCAATTGATGTTCTCAAGAAGATGCGTTAATTCATGTCACCAACAGACCACAGACCCCTTTCGATTGATTAATCGACACTTGTTTTATGCATTGCATCGCATTGGATTCTTAGCGCATGCAACCATGTTCGACACATGCAAGTTCTTTTCCAGTTTCAGCTCGTGATGCTCGTGGCGCAAGAAGCACATCGAAGGGTTTGGTTCACCGCATCGAGCATGCGGTTGAATCTATGTATGATAAATGGCAGCCGACGAGAGCATCTACGAGTGAGTGTGCATGGAGACTCCAACTTTTGATGGCGTGCGATAGAGAAGGAAGGGGTGAGAGGGAGGAGGATGTCTGCTACTACGACGACTACTACAGGAATAGAAGGAGACGCCTTCCCCGAGTGGCTCACAAGTGGGATGCTACTGCCAGCGATCGGTGACGCCGGTGGGCTCGGCATGTCTCCCTCCATCGCCATTGGGTGCTGCTTGCATTGGTTTGGTCCTCTCCTTTGGCAAAAGGCTGGTTCCGATCATGTCAGTGTGTAGAGGATAAGGAGGAACCGCCGCCACGTATCACGCCAGCCAACATGAATGAATACTATCCCAACATCCGCCCAAGTaatcaaccaaccaaccaacaaaACTTTTCATGCGTACATTATTTAATTTGCATGAAATCCCTTCTGTAGGCAGTGGCAGAGGCAGAACCAACAGAAGAGTCACTTTTCCCTTTTGGGGGAATATTTGGCACTGCTAATTAATACAAATGAGATTTTAATGTTTAATACCAAAAATGTGATTGGAAACACAAGATGACAGTttttcgtgtgtgtgtgtgtcagtgTGTAATAACCTTTCAAAGTTAGTGATTTTGGTCTTTATCGGTACAAAGCACAGAGACTTAAAAGATTAATGTAATTAATCACCATCACTTGGCATAACAAAATGTGTTAATTAATTTAAAACttatttgaaatattatttaTGTTCGAAAAACTAAATATTTGAAGGGATTTTTCCTAAATTGGGAAGGGTAGATGCGTCATTTCACTTTTGTTTGGAGGTTACAAAGGGGAACGCATTGTGAGTGTTTCACCGTTTTGGGAACTCAAAATTGCAACCGGTTGAGGTTCGATGAACCAATCTTCCCGTGGCCTTCCCTGATCTCTTCCCACGTGTATGGCCAAGAAAACATCATCAAGAAACTCCTCAGCTGCGACTGAACTCGATCCTAAACCTATTGCCGAAGCCGCTTCCACCGCCATCCGGCTAATTCCCGGTCGATCGCGCGCCGTCCGCTCTCGGTTGCGCCTCCGTTCGTCGCCGGTAATCCTTGCACTCCTCCCGTCCCTCCTTCCATCGCAGGTTTCGGGGCCAGAAGTCTCTCTCCGCTGGTTGGGAGCGATTCCGGAGGTTTTAAGCTCTCTCGATCTTATGCATATGTTGTTGAAATCTACTAACAGTGCTTATGATTTATCAATCGATTAAGTAGATCCGTTGCAATGCGACTGGTCATGGATTCCGATGCCGATTCAATTGTTCTGTGATTAACCCGCTGTTAATCCATCTAGGATGTCGTCTTTCTGTATATCCATCTAGTTTATTGAGTGATTTGTCTCTGAGATGTATGTGTTTCAATTTCATATTCACATTCTAAACATTTAGGATGATCGAGTCTGAGATTGCTATTATTTACCTTgaatttttcaacaaaaaaaatTTCGGAAAAAAGAAAAGTTTGTGCTATACGAGGGATTACCACTTCTTCTGTATTAAGAATGTGTGGTGGATGCTAGTTTTCTTCTGGTTTATTTTATCCTAAAGAAGGGAAGGCAGTAgatggactaattacatattatcccatgTAAGTAGACCTCGTCATGCATCTTGGTCCCTATTCTTAAAAAATCTAAATTGGAATCCTTATACTTATGGCCGTGAAACATCTAAATCTTTTTATCTTAGCACCATCGGTTTTATCGACGAAAATACAAAAACAAtaggcaaaaaaataattttaatatttcagttggTGGTGACGGACGACGGCACCATTGGGGCCCTCGGGTGCTgctgtggatgaggagagcggtGGCAAGACATGAGGGTCGTTTTGCATCTGTGTTCACTTTGACGTAGTTGTCGAGTGATCCTTTTGTCGCTTTGCATCTGCATCGGTGTCGACACAGTTGTCGAGCGACCCTTTTGTCGCTCTGCATTTGTGTTGGCGTCGACGCAATTGCCCAGTGGCGAAAGGGTCGACGATGTAGATATCAAGTGGCCCTTTTGTCGCTCGGCAACTACGTCGACGCAAATGAAGATGTAGAGCAGTGAAAGGGCCGCTCTCTACATTAACGTCGACGCAGTTGCTAAGTGATGAAATAGTCGCTCAACATCTGTATCGATGCCGACATAGATACAGAGCGATGTTGCTCGGCAACTGCATCGACGTCGATGTAGTGAGCAGCCCTTTCACCGTTCTGCATTTGCATCAGCATCGGCATCGGCGTCGACATAGTTGTCGAGTGACGAAAGGGTTGCTCGACATTTGCATCGGCACCGGCACAAATGCAGAGTGGCGCCAACATAGATGCAGAGCAACCCTCATCTCTCGtcgtcgctctcctcatccacagcAGCCACCCATGGCCCTAGCAACGTCACCATCCGCCTCCACCGACGTCATCTATCACCACAAACTAGAACATTGAAATTACTTTTTTGCCTTTTGTTTTCGTGTTTCTATCAGTAAAATCGATGGCGTTAAAGTAAATGGACCTAGATGTTTCattttcataactatagggattctaatataaattttttaaatttaaagatcATAATGTTAAGGAGGTCTAACTACAgggaataatctataattagcttaCAGTAGACATAGCAACTTCTTAACTCTTTGATGGTTGCTCGGGATACCATCCATGATAGACCAAAATGGAATAGAATTACCACCTGATCCATCTTCATCTAGAACAATATTACTCCTTAGATTTCATTTCACTGGGTTGTGATAAGGTACATTATCTAGTATTGTTATTTGCacaattattttttccttttggcACGATATTGATGTTGGAGTCCCTTGAGAAAAGAAATGCTTGGTCATGTACTTTCAGTTTCTTTTGGTGTACAAACTTGTTCCTTTTTCTGTTCTTTGCCTTttcctttttcccttttttgGTGAGTATACATCTCTTATTTTCTACCCTTAAAGCAATAGCTTTTTCCCTCATGCCAATGTCTGTCTTCATTAGTAACTAATCACAATGGAAGCAGGGAGGGAGGTGGAGGCAGTTTCCTCGACTCATCTTTTTCTGTGGAGTGAAAgaatttgctatttaccttaactgAGTGAACTACTGATTCAAGTTATggttatatatatgtgtgtgtgtgtatatatatgtgtgtatataaatatatgtgtgtgtgtgtgtgtgtatatatatatatatatatatatatatatatatctcatgacTTTGTGCCTTATCATATTACATTGCAGAGGAGAAAGAATGCCTGGAGGAAGGATCCCTCCACCATGGCGAGTTCTTGGGACTGCTACAGCATTCGTCTTCGGGGGCTTGTTCACTCTGTCCCTCGCTTCTTCTGTGGCTATGCGATCCCTGCAATCCTTAGCAGAAGCTAAGCGGGTGAATCTTTAGAGATGCCTTTATTAGTTTTTCTTGCTTGCTTAATTCCTTGTGCTTCAACCCTTGAATCTATTTTTGATAAGTTTGAATGTTTCTTTCCTACAAAATAACTGTAGAAGAAGGTGGCCCTGCCTTGTTCAGCATGTAAAGGGAAAGGCTTCTATGGATGCAAGTTATGCAATGGGAAATCCACCATCGAGTGGTCTCCTTTGTATGATCCTATAGTTATCAACCCTTGTCTCTGCCCTACCTGTGAAGGAAACAGGTCAGTCTTTTATGAACTTGCactttcaaattttattttattttttgctgaCTGACATCAATGGAATTTCACTTCCAATTTAATAGATTTGCTAGGTAGTAATTCGGTAAGTCGGTCTTATCTACTATTTAACCTGAAAGGGTTGTAGGGAATTGCATTTACTCAAGAAAACTCTAAGCAAATAAATGGTCGCTCATCTCATTTATTTTCACTGACGATCTCCTTGGACTCTCTTTTACCAGAATCCAGAGATGCTTGAACTGTCTTGGGAAGGGTTATGCATGATTCATCTTATGGTATGCCTTCTTTGTGGTTGTCTTTATCCTACTACACAATCATTTTTGGAGTACCACTAAGACAGAGTAAAGAGATTTACTCGAGTAAAACTGTCTGAAATCTGAAACAGGTGAAAATAAGATGCTCTAGGAAACAAAGTCATGTATGGATCTGAAACAAGTTTATGACACTCCATAAACGATATTTTGCACAACAGCTCCTGATAGTCCTTGTTCATCTGGTTGACCTATTCTGAGTTATAGGCCGCTATCAATCATTCATTGAAATTGCATGCATATATGGTCTTCCTGAACAAAAATGGCTCACACGCTGAACATGATTAGTGTTCTTTTtgtaagactatgatcatgttttgATTGGTGGATGTTTCAAATTCTTgtgttcaataattgttctttggTTTCAGCTATGATCAACAGGTGGAGATTTCTGTGGCATCATAGCGGGATCTTAATTTTTCTTaaacattattgaggctgacgcaagAGGTGTCGGTTCTTGGCCCAGGCATGATCAGAGTCCATGGATTTGCTTATTTTTCCCTGAAAAGATGATAGGACAGGAGGACATGCAAAAAGAAAGCAGCATGGTTAATGAGGCAGAATACATTACTGTGTATAGGTACCTTGTTTTGGGCAAGAATACATATAACAGTACGGACATCAGAAATCTATGCGACCTTTCAGGTTCCAATGAATCATCAGAACCACTTCGTCAGCTTCGCCTCCACCAGTCTTCGCATCTGGCTTTGCAGTAGGCACCAGAGCCCCTTTTTCGCTGACCACCTGCCTCAGGCGTGAACCTACTTAACAGTCGCTGTAAGGACATTAAGCAGTAAG of the Musa acuminata AAA Group cultivar baxijiao chromosome BXJ3-2, Cavendish_Baxijiao_AAA, whole genome shotgun sequence genome contains:
- the LOC135582399 gene encoding uncharacterized protein LOC135582399, whose translation is MPGGRIPPPWRVLGTATAFVFGGLFTLSLASSVAMRSLQSLAEAKRKKVALPCSACKGKGFYGCKLCNGKSTIEWSPLYDPIVINPCLCPTCEGNSYDQQVEISVAS